Proteins encoded by one window of Dryocola sp. LX212:
- the groL gene encoding chaperonin GroEL (60 kDa chaperone family; promotes refolding of misfolded polypeptides especially under stressful conditions; forms two stacked rings of heptamers to form a barrel-shaped 14mer; ends can be capped by GroES; misfolded proteins enter the barrel where they are refolded when GroES binds): MAAKDVKFGNDARVKMLRGVNVLADAVKVTLGPKGRNVVLDKSFGAPTITKDGVSVAREIELEDKFENMGAQMVKEVASKANDAAGDGTTTATVLAQSIITEGLKAVAAGMNPMDLKRGIDKAVIAAVEELKALSVPCSDSKAIAQVGTISANSDETVGTLIAEAMEKVGKEGVITVEEGTGLQDELDVVEGMQFDRGYLSPYFINKPETGSIELDSPFILLADKKISNIREMLPVLEAVAKAGKPLLIIAEDVEGEALATLVVNTMRGIVKVAAVKAPGFGDRRKAMLQDIAILTGGTVISEEIGMELEKATLEDLGTAKRIVINKDTTTIIDGSGEEPAIAGRVSQIRQQIEEATSDYDREKLQERVAKLAGGVAVIKVGAATEVEMKEKKARVEDALHATRAAVEEGVVAGGGVALIRVASKLGELRGVNEDQNVGIKVALRAMEAPLRQIVLNCGEEPSVVANTVKAGDGNYGYNAATEEYGNMIDMGILDPTKVTRSALQYAASVAGLMITTECMVTDLPKSDAPDLGGAGGMGGMGGMGGMM; the protein is encoded by the coding sequence ATGGCAGCTAAAGACGTAAAATTCGGTAACGACGCTCGTGTGAAAATGCTGCGCGGCGTAAACGTACTGGCAGATGCAGTGAAAGTGACCCTCGGTCCTAAAGGCCGTAACGTGGTGCTGGATAAATCTTTCGGTGCACCGACCATCACTAAAGATGGTGTTTCCGTAGCACGTGAAATCGAACTGGAAGACAAGTTCGAAAACATGGGCGCGCAGATGGTGAAAGAAGTGGCCTCTAAAGCGAACGACGCTGCGGGCGACGGCACCACCACCGCTACCGTACTCGCTCAGTCAATCATCACCGAAGGCCTGAAAGCTGTGGCTGCGGGCATGAACCCAATGGACCTGAAGCGCGGCATCGACAAAGCGGTTATCGCTGCGGTTGAAGAGCTGAAAGCGCTGTCCGTACCTTGCTCCGACTCTAAAGCTATCGCTCAGGTTGGTACTATCTCTGCTAACTCCGACGAAACCGTGGGTACTCTGATCGCTGAAGCGATGGAGAAAGTGGGCAAAGAAGGCGTAATCACCGTTGAAGAAGGCACCGGCCTGCAGGACGAGCTGGACGTGGTTGAAGGTATGCAGTTCGACCGTGGCTACCTGTCTCCGTACTTCATCAACAAGCCAGAAACCGGTTCTATCGAACTGGACAGCCCGTTCATTCTGCTGGCTGACAAAAAAATCTCCAACATCCGTGAAATGCTGCCAGTTCTGGAAGCCGTTGCGAAAGCGGGTAAACCATTGCTGATCATCGCCGAAGATGTTGAAGGCGAAGCGCTGGCTACTCTGGTTGTTAACACCATGCGCGGCATCGTGAAAGTGGCTGCTGTTAAAGCACCAGGCTTCGGCGACCGTCGTAAAGCAATGCTGCAGGATATCGCTATCCTGACCGGCGGTACCGTTATCTCTGAAGAGATCGGTATGGAGCTGGAGAAAGCGACCCTGGAAGATCTGGGTACCGCTAAGCGTATCGTTATCAACAAAGACACCACCACCATCATCGATGGCAGCGGTGAAGAACCTGCGATTGCTGGCCGCGTCTCCCAGATCCGTCAGCAGATCGAAGAAGCAACTTCTGATTATGACCGCGAAAAACTGCAGGAGCGCGTAGCGAAACTGGCTGGCGGCGTTGCGGTAATCAAAGTCGGTGCGGCTACCGAAGTTGAAATGAAAGAGAAGAAAGCTCGCGTTGAAGATGCTCTGCACGCAACTCGTGCTGCGGTAGAAGAAGGCGTTGTGGCTGGCGGTGGCGTTGCGCTGATCCGTGTAGCTTCTAAGCTGGGCGAACTGCGTGGCGTGAACGAAGACCAGAACGTGGGTATCAAAGTTGCATTGCGTGCAATGGAAGCTCCGCTGCGTCAAATCGTGCTGAACTGCGGCGAAGAGCCATCCGTTGTTGCTAACACCGTGAAAGCGGGCGACGGTAACTACGGCTACAACGCAGCAACCGAAGAATACGGCAACATGATCGACATGGGTATCCTGGACCCAACCAAAGTGACCCGTTCTGCTCTGCAGTACGCGGCATCCGTGGCTGGTCTGATGATCACCACCGAGTGCATGGTTACCGACCTGCCTAAAAGCGATGCGCCTGATTTAGGCGGCGCTGGTGGTATGGGCGGCATGGGTGGCATGGGCGGCATGATGTAA
- a CDS encoding co-chaperone GroES produces MSIRPLHDRVIVKRKEVESKSAGGIVLTGSAAGKSTRGEIIAVGKGRILENGNVQPLDVKVGDIVIFSDGYGVKSEKIDNEEVLIMSESDILAIVEA; encoded by the coding sequence ATGAGTATTCGTCCACTACACGACCGCGTCATCGTCAAGCGTAAAGAAGTTGAGTCCAAGTCTGCAGGCGGCATCGTGCTGACCGGTAGCGCAGCAGGTAAATCAACTCGTGGCGAAATCATCGCTGTCGGTAAAGGCCGCATCCTGGAAAACGGTAACGTGCAACCGCTGGACGTAAAAGTCGGCGACATCGTGATTTTCAGCGACGGTTACGGTGTGAAGTCCGAGAAGATCGACAATGAAGAAGTGTTGATCATGTCCGAAAGCGACATCCTGGCAATTGTTGAAGCGTAA
- a CDS encoding FxsA family protein: MRWIPLIAIFLYVYIEISIFIQVAHVFGVLLTLLLVIFTSIIGMSLVRNQGFKTFLQMQQKMAAGESPAAEMIKSVSLVLSGFLLLLPGFFTDFLGLLLLLPPVQKHLTMKLMPHLRFSRMPGGGFSTGADGGQTFDGEYQRKDDGPKRLEELDDSRDNDDRHNR; encoded by the coding sequence GTGCGCTGGATACCGTTAATTGCTATTTTTCTCTATGTTTATATAGAGATATCCATATTTATTCAGGTCGCTCATGTGTTTGGCGTCCTGCTGACCCTGCTGCTGGTCATCTTTACCTCCATCATTGGTATGTCGCTGGTGCGCAACCAGGGCTTTAAAACCTTCCTGCAGATGCAGCAAAAGATGGCGGCTGGCGAAAGCCCAGCGGCTGAGATGATTAAGAGCGTCTCGCTGGTGCTGTCCGGCTTCCTGCTGCTGCTGCCTGGCTTCTTCACGGACTTCCTGGGCCTGCTGCTGCTATTACCGCCGGTCCAGAAGCATCTGACCATGAAGCTGATGCCTCATCTGCGCTTCTCCCGTATGCCCGGCGGTGGTTTCAGCACGGGTGCGGATGGCGGTCAGACCTTCGACGGTGAGTACCAGCGTAAGGACGATGGCCCAAAGCGTCTCGAAGAGCTTGATGATTCCCGTGATAACGACGATCGTCACAATCGTTAA
- the aspA gene encoding aspartate ammonia-lyase, whose protein sequence is MLNNIRIEEDLLGTREVPADAYYGVHTLRAIENFYISNNKISDIPEFVRGMVMVKKAAAMANKELQTIPKSIANTIIQACDEVLNNGKCMDQFPVDVYQGGAGTSVNMNTNEVLANIGLELMGHQKGEYQYLNPNDHVNKCQSTNDAYPTGFRIAVYASIIKLIDAINQLGDGFQRKAVEFENILKMGRTQLQDAVPMTLGQEFHAFNVLLTEETKNLLRTAELLLEVNLGATAIGTRLNTPEGYQQLAVQKLAEVSNLPCVPAEDLIEATSDCGAYVMVHSSLKRLAVKMSKICNDLRLLSSGPRSGLNEINLPELQAGSSIMPAKVNPVVPEVVNQVCFKVIGNDITVTMASEAGQLQLNVMEPVIGQAMFESIHILTNACYNLLEKCINGITANKEVCESYVYNSIGIVTYLNPFIGHHNGDIVGKICAETGKSVREVVLERGLLTEAELDDIFSVHNLMHPVYKAKRYTDESEQ, encoded by the coding sequence ATGTTAAATAACATTCGTATCGAAGAAGATTTGTTGGGTACCAGGGAAGTGCCAGCGGACGCCTACTACGGCGTTCATACTCTGAGAGCGATTGAAAACTTCTACATCAGTAACAACAAAATCAGCGACATCCCTGAGTTTGTGCGCGGCATGGTCATGGTGAAGAAAGCGGCAGCGATGGCGAACAAGGAGTTGCAGACCATCCCGAAAAGTATTGCCAACACGATTATTCAGGCCTGTGACGAAGTGTTGAACAACGGCAAATGCATGGATCAGTTCCCGGTAGACGTTTACCAGGGCGGGGCCGGTACCTCCGTTAACATGAACACCAACGAAGTACTCGCCAATATCGGGCTTGAGCTGATGGGCCACCAGAAAGGTGAGTATCAGTACCTCAACCCGAACGACCACGTCAATAAATGCCAGTCCACCAACGATGCTTACCCAACCGGTTTCCGCATCGCGGTTTATGCCTCCATCATTAAGCTCATCGATGCCATTAACCAGCTGGGCGACGGTTTCCAGCGTAAGGCTGTCGAATTTGAAAACATCCTGAAAATGGGCCGTACCCAGCTGCAGGATGCGGTACCGATGACGCTGGGTCAGGAGTTCCACGCCTTTAACGTCCTGTTGACCGAAGAGACGAAAAACCTGCTGCGCACCGCAGAGCTGCTGCTGGAAGTTAACCTCGGCGCGACGGCAATCGGTACGCGTCTGAACACGCCTGAGGGCTACCAGCAGCTGGCCGTGCAGAAACTGGCGGAAGTCAGCAACCTGCCGTGTGTGCCGGCAGAAGACCTGATTGAGGCAACCTCCGACTGCGGCGCCTACGTCATGGTGCACAGTTCGCTCAAACGCCTGGCGGTAAAAATGTCGAAGATCTGTAACGACCTTCGCCTGCTCTCCTCCGGCCCGCGCTCCGGCCTGAACGAAATCAACCTGCCAGAGTTGCAGGCTGGCTCTTCAATCATGCCGGCTAAGGTGAACCCGGTAGTGCCGGAAGTGGTAAACCAGGTGTGCTTTAAAGTCATCGGTAATGACATTACCGTAACCATGGCCTCCGAAGCGGGTCAGCTGCAGCTTAACGTCATGGAGCCGGTGATTGGCCAGGCGATGTTTGAGTCTATCCACATCCTGACCAACGCCTGCTACAACCTGCTGGAAAAATGCATCAACGGCATCACCGCGAATAAAGAAGTGTGTGAGAGCTACGTCTACAACTCGATTGGTATTGTGACTTATCTGAACCCGTTCATTGGCCACCACAACGGTGACATCGTCGGGAAGATTTGCGCGGAGACGGGGAAAAGCGTGCGCGAAGTTGTGCTGGAACGCGGCCTGCTTACGGAAGCAGAGCTGGACGATATCTTTTCGGTCCATAACCTGATGCACCCGGTCTACAAAGCCAAACGCTACACGGATGAAAGTGAACAATGA
- a CDS encoding anaerobic C4-dicarboxylate transporter: MIVIELIIVLAAIFLGARLGGIGIGYAGGLGVLVLALIGVKPGHIPFDVISIIMAVIAAISAMQIAGGLDYLVNQTEKLLRKNPKYITILAPIVTYFLTIFAGTGNISLATLPVIAEVAKEQGIKPCRPLSTAVVSAQIAITASPISAAVVYMSSVLEGHGVSYIHLLAVVLPSTLLAVLIMSFLVSKLFNSKLSDDPLYRKRLEEGLIELRGDKQMEIKPGAKASVLMFLLGVVCVVIYAIINSPSLGLVATPLMNTTNAILIIMLSVATLTTVFCGVETESILSSSTFKAGMSACICILGVAWLGDTFVSANIEWIKETAGSVIQSHPWLLAVIFFFASALLYSQAATAKALMPMALALNVSPLTAVASFAAVSGLFILPTYPTLVAAVQMDDTGTTRIGKFVFNHPFFIPGTIGVVLSVCFGFLLGSFIL; the protein is encoded by the coding sequence ATGATAGTCATCGAGCTCATCATCGTGTTGGCAGCCATATTTCTTGGCGCAAGGTTAGGCGGTATCGGTATCGGCTATGCCGGGGGACTGGGGGTGCTGGTGCTGGCGCTGATAGGCGTAAAACCCGGCCATATCCCTTTTGATGTTATTTCCATCATTATGGCGGTGATCGCGGCGATCTCTGCGATGCAAATTGCGGGCGGTCTTGACTACCTGGTTAATCAGACTGAAAAGCTGCTGCGTAAGAACCCGAAATACATCACTATTCTTGCCCCCATCGTGACTTACTTTCTGACGATTTTTGCGGGAACCGGCAATATCTCTTTAGCCACGCTGCCGGTGATTGCAGAAGTTGCAAAAGAACAGGGCATTAAGCCTTGTCGTCCTCTGTCCACCGCCGTTGTTTCAGCTCAGATTGCCATCACCGCGTCGCCAATTTCGGCGGCGGTGGTGTATATGTCCTCCGTGCTTGAGGGACACGGCGTCAGCTACATTCACCTGCTGGCGGTGGTTCTCCCCTCCACGTTGCTGGCCGTGCTGATCATGTCCTTCCTGGTCTCAAAGCTGTTCAACTCAAAGCTCTCTGACGATCCGCTTTACCGCAAGCGCCTGGAAGAGGGGCTTATCGAACTGCGTGGCGACAAGCAAATGGAGATCAAACCCGGGGCAAAAGCATCCGTGCTGATGTTCCTGCTTGGGGTGGTGTGCGTTGTTATCTACGCCATTATCAACAGCCCGAGCCTTGGACTGGTCGCTACGCCGCTGATGAACACCACCAATGCGATCCTGATTATCATGCTGTCCGTCGCCACGCTGACAACCGTCTTCTGCGGCGTTGAAACTGAGAGCATCCTTAGCTCAAGCACTTTCAAAGCGGGTATGAGCGCCTGTATCTGTATCCTGGGCGTGGCCTGGCTTGGTGATACGTTTGTTTCCGCCAACATCGAGTGGATCAAAGAGACGGCCGGTAGCGTGATTCAGAGTCACCCGTGGCTGCTGGCGGTGATTTTCTTCTTCGCCTCTGCCCTGCTCTACTCCCAGGCGGCTACCGCTAAGGCGCTGATGCCGATGGCCCTGGCCCTGAACGTTTCGCCATTGACCGCGGTCGCTTCTTTTGCCGCTGTCTCCGGCCTGTTTATTCTGCCAACCTACCCGACGCTGGTCGCGGCAGTGCAGATGGACGACACCGGCACCACGCGCATTGGCAAGTTCGTCTTTAACCATCCGTTCTTTATTCCGGGCACGATAGGCGTTGTGCTTTCGGTCTGCTTCGGCTTCCTGCTGGGCAGCTTCATTCTGTAA
- the cutA gene encoding divalent cation tolerance protein CutA: protein MSTTQAVVILCTAPDEASAQELAALVLAEKLAACVTLLPGATSLYYWEGKMEQEYEVQMVLKSDVDHQQALLACLKSHHPYKTPELLVLPVTHGDSEYLSWLYASLR, encoded by the coding sequence ATGTCGACTACCCAGGCCGTTGTCATATTGTGTACTGCCCCGGATGAGGCCTCCGCACAGGAGCTTGCCGCTCTCGTACTGGCTGAAAAGCTCGCCGCATGCGTGACCCTGCTACCCGGCGCTACCTCGCTCTACTACTGGGAAGGGAAAATGGAACAGGAGTATGAAGTGCAGATGGTGCTCAAAAGCGACGTCGACCATCAGCAAGCGCTGCTGGCCTGTCTGAAATCGCACCATCCTTACAAAACACCTGAATTACTGGTTCTGCCGGTTACCCACGGAGATAGTGAATACCTCTCATGGCTCTACGCATCTTTACGCTGA
- a CDS encoding protein-disulfide reductase DsbD codes for MALRIFTLIFLLFSTQTFAGLFDNQGKTQFVPVDQAFAFDFQQSGSQLNLNWQIRPGYYLYRQQIKLNPAQAEIAPPVLPKAAWHEDEFYGKTEIYTHKLNLPVTVNAATKGATLSVTYQGCAEAGFCYPPETKTVPLSEVVASEESRPRPNPLPQEKGQTRAEQSSSLSASGERAGVRSTDSTALPFSALWAFLIGIGIAFTPCVLPMYPLISSIVLGGKQRLSTGRALLLAFVYVQGMALTYTALGLVVAAAGLQFQAALQHPYVLIGLSALFVLLAASMFGMFTLQLPSSLQTRLTLMSNRQQGGSAGGVFAMGALAGLICSPCTTAPLSAILLYIAQSGNMWLGGGTLYLYALGMGLPLILITVFGNRLLPKSGPWMETVKIAFGFVILALPVFLLERVLGDVWGVRLWGLLGVAFFSWAFITSLQASKSWMRLVQIILLGAALVSAKPLQDWAFGTAVTASQPHLNFTRIANVEQLDQALAQAKGQPVMLDLYADWCVACKEFEKYTFSDLQVQKQLANTVLLQADVTANNAQDVALLQHLNVLGLPTILFFDAKGQERPAARVTGFMDASAFDTHLRNQAQ; via the coding sequence ATGGCTCTACGCATCTTTACGCTGATCTTCCTGCTCTTCAGCACGCAAACTTTTGCAGGACTGTTCGATAACCAGGGCAAAACGCAGTTCGTCCCGGTGGACCAGGCTTTTGCCTTTGATTTCCAGCAGTCCGGCAGCCAGCTCAACCTGAACTGGCAGATCAGGCCCGGCTACTATCTGTATCGCCAGCAGATCAAGCTCAACCCGGCCCAGGCAGAGATTGCTCCACCCGTCCTGCCGAAGGCGGCCTGGCACGAAGATGAGTTCTACGGCAAAACCGAGATTTACACCCATAAGCTGAACCTGCCGGTGACGGTGAACGCCGCCACTAAGGGCGCGACGCTAAGCGTAACCTACCAGGGCTGCGCCGAAGCCGGATTCTGCTACCCTCCGGAAACAAAAACTGTTCCGCTGAGTGAAGTCGTGGCTTCTGAAGAAAGTCGCCCTCGCCCTAACCCTCTCCCCCAGGAGAAGGGGCAAACCCGCGCAGAGCAATCCTCCTCCCTTTCTGCCTCTGGGGAGAGGGCCGGGGTGAGAAGCACAGACAGCACCGCACTTCCGTTCTCCGCTCTCTGGGCATTCCTGATCGGCATCGGCATCGCCTTTACGCCGTGCGTGCTGCCGATGTACCCGCTGATCTCCAGTATCGTGCTGGGCGGTAAACAACGCCTGTCCACCGGGCGCGCATTGCTACTGGCCTTTGTCTACGTACAGGGGATGGCGCTAACCTATACCGCTCTGGGTCTGGTGGTTGCCGCCGCGGGGCTGCAGTTTCAGGCCGCGCTGCAGCATCCGTACGTGCTAATCGGCCTGTCGGCGCTGTTTGTACTGCTGGCGGCGTCCATGTTCGGGATGTTCACCCTGCAACTCCCTTCCTCCCTGCAAACGCGCCTTACGCTGATGAGCAACCGCCAGCAGGGCGGTTCGGCGGGCGGCGTTTTTGCGATGGGCGCATTAGCAGGCCTGATTTGCTCGCCGTGCACCACTGCACCGCTTAGCGCCATCCTGCTGTATATCGCGCAAAGCGGGAACATGTGGCTCGGCGGCGGCACGCTCTATCTGTACGCACTGGGCATGGGCCTGCCGCTGATCCTGATTACCGTCTTTGGCAACCGCCTGCTGCCGAAAAGCGGCCCGTGGATGGAAACGGTCAAAATTGCCTTCGGCTTTGTGATCCTGGCGCTGCCGGTATTCCTGCTCGAACGCGTGCTGGGCGATGTCTGGGGCGTACGTCTGTGGGGGTTGCTGGGCGTGGCATTCTTCAGCTGGGCGTTTATCACCAGCCTGCAGGCCAGCAAATCGTGGATGCGCCTGGTGCAAATCATCCTGCTGGGCGCAGCGCTGGTCAGTGCTAAGCCGCTGCAGGACTGGGCATTTGGCACGGCGGTAACCGCCAGCCAGCCCCATCTGAACTTCACGCGTATCGCTAACGTCGAACAGCTTGACCAGGCGCTGGCGCAGGCCAAAGGTCAACCGGTCATGCTGGATCTTTATGCAGACTGGTGCGTGGCCTGTAAGGAGTTCGAGAAATATACCTTTAGCGATCTGCAGGTTCAGAAGCAGCTCGCCAATACCGTGCTGCTCCAGGCAGATGTCACTGCCAATAACGCACAGGATGTGGCACTGTTACAGCATCTGAACGTATTAGGCTTACCGACGATTCTGTTCTTTGATGCCAAAGGCCAGGAGCGTCCTGCCGCCCGCGTCACGGGCTTTATGGACGCCAGCGCGTTCGATACGCATTTGCGCAATCAGGCGCAGTAA
- a CDS encoding transcriptional regulator encodes MQREDVLEHALHVLEREGIASTTLEMVAGEADQPLQVIEKYWPDSEALLYDALRYLSQQAEAWRRQFMLDDALTIEQKLMKRYEALTECVNHQRYPGCLLIAACTLYPDPSHPIHQLADQQKKRAWEYTHELLTQLEVDDPVMVAHQMDLVLEGCLSKLLVNRSQADIDTAQRLAEDILRFAQCRKGGALT; translated from the coding sequence GTGCAACGCGAAGACGTACTTGAGCACGCCCTGCATGTCCTTGAACGTGAAGGAATTGCCAGCACCACCCTGGAGATGGTCGCAGGTGAGGCAGACCAGCCGCTGCAAGTCATCGAAAAATACTGGCCCGACAGCGAAGCGCTGCTGTATGACGCGCTGCGCTACCTGAGCCAGCAGGCTGAAGCCTGGCGTCGCCAGTTTATGCTGGATGATGCCCTGACGATTGAGCAAAAGCTGATGAAGCGCTATGAGGCTCTGACCGAATGCGTGAACCATCAGCGCTATCCCGGCTGCCTGCTAATTGCCGCCTGCACGCTTTATCCCGATCCTTCCCATCCTATACATCAGCTGGCCGACCAGCAGAAAAAAAGGGCATGGGAGTACACTCACGAGCTGCTGACCCAGCTTGAGGTGGACGATCCGGTGATGGTCGCACATCAGATGGACCTGGTGCTGGAGGGCTGCCTGAGCAAGCTGCTGGTCAACCGTAGCCAGGCGGACATCGATACCGCTCAACGTCTTGCGGAAGATATTCTGCGCTTTGCTCAGTGCCGCAAAGGCGGCGCGTTGACCTGA
- a CDS encoding S-type pyocin domain-containing protein — protein sequence MTRALVRLGDKTTSGGEVISASSTIIEERNIALNGDMAWCPKETCNGPFQINGTAYYFAEDKPCVATGDRVLCNCKNNQVLGSTTIWVEDSPSDPFKEHRKRAAEWPINKVAAAAITAIPVFAKSVLRGTGNTDAGESEEPQSNIGEMSFYQSQPTQPDPEPEQHAQASKKKKNAPPPEPPKKSLFDKVTGFFFGEAGAMPLPPPPVITGTVEAGMAASAGGATAKASQDAATALTHSMKRLSGPEVWNGRLAMNLPFVVMGAIIQSNLKGEQSDLLTPQNLLEVAHSKGTVPTRVRYNWITDDDSGRLKAVGYHTTAASGRDQVRVRMLEKQTDGSYEFWGDERSDKPLITWTPANAPGSQNGWNTGNNNPQAGTVTIPGLEHPDIQNVAITTTPLPEEKDFRDYILVFPGNVHPPIYIYLSKPPVELLEVELYINFNGRSRQGEYEADHMPSAAAVRLYYQRLYPDADEKELEMLAKEVAAIVIPKGVHRKISETYGGRNRGPGRVERDSRDLRAAADRNFDVIKPALKESGITEEKLEAARAKIHELNESVELYKK from the coding sequence ATGACCAGAGCACTGGTAAGGCTTGGAGACAAAACCACGAGCGGCGGTGAAGTGATTTCAGCTTCCTCGACGATTATTGAAGAACGGAATATTGCCCTGAATGGCGATATGGCATGGTGCCCAAAAGAAACCTGCAACGGGCCATTTCAGATCAATGGCACTGCGTATTACTTCGCTGAAGACAAACCCTGCGTAGCCACAGGCGATCGGGTACTTTGTAACTGTAAAAACAATCAGGTGCTGGGCAGTACGACAATTTGGGTGGAAGATAGTCCGAGCGATCCTTTTAAGGAGCATCGCAAGCGGGCAGCGGAATGGCCCATTAACAAAGTAGCTGCCGCCGCTATAACCGCTATCCCGGTGTTCGCAAAGTCTGTCCTGCGTGGTACTGGTAATACCGATGCCGGGGAGTCAGAAGAGCCACAAAGCAACATCGGCGAAATGAGTTTCTATCAGTCACAACCCACTCAGCCAGACCCTGAGCCAGAACAACACGCACAGGCCTCAAAGAAGAAGAAAAATGCACCGCCACCAGAGCCACCGAAGAAATCACTCTTCGATAAAGTCACAGGCTTTTTCTTTGGTGAAGCTGGAGCGATGCCCCTCCCCCCGCCGCCAGTCATTACTGGGACCGTCGAAGCCGGGATGGCAGCCTCTGCCGGAGGAGCAACAGCTAAAGCCAGTCAGGACGCCGCTACAGCATTAACCCACTCCATGAAACGCCTCTCCGGCCCCGAAGTCTGGAACGGACGGCTGGCGATGAATCTGCCGTTCGTGGTCATGGGTGCCATCATTCAGTCGAATCTCAAAGGCGAGCAGAGCGACCTGCTGACGCCTCAGAACCTGCTGGAAGTGGCTCACAGCAAGGGTACCGTCCCTACCCGCGTCCGTTATAACTGGATAACTGACGACGATAGCGGGAGGCTGAAAGCGGTTGGCTATCACACAACTGCCGCCAGTGGTCGTGATCAGGTGCGAGTCAGAATGCTGGAGAAGCAGACCGATGGCAGCTATGAATTCTGGGGCGACGAGCGAAGTGATAAACCATTAATCACATGGACACCAGCGAACGCGCCGGGGTCACAGAACGGCTGGAATACAGGGAATAACAACCCACAGGCAGGAACAGTCACGATACCGGGGCTTGAGCACCCGGATATTCAGAATGTGGCCATCACCACCACGCCACTGCCCGAGGAAAAGGACTTCCGGGATTACATTCTGGTGTTTCCGGGCAACGTCCATCCGCCAATTTACATCTATCTCAGCAAGCCTCCAGTAGAACTGCTGGAAGTTGAGCTTTATATCAACTTCAATGGCCGCTCGCGGCAGGGCGAATACGAAGCTGACCACATGCCATCCGCAGCAGCCGTTAGATTGTATTATCAGCGTCTTTACCCCGATGCTGACGAAAAGGAATTAGAAATGTTAGCGAAAGAAGTTGCTGCAATAGTGATTCCAAAGGGTGTGCATAGGAAAATAAGTGAAACCTATGGGGGCCGTAATAGGGGGCCGGGAAGAGTGGAGCGTGATTCCCGAGACCTTCGAGCGGCTGCTGATCGAAACTTTGACGTGATAAAGCCCGCCTTGAAAGAATCTGGTATCACCGAGGAAAAACTGGAAGCAGCAAGGGCCAAAATACACGAGTTGAATGAGAGCGTGGAGCTATATAAAAAATGA
- a CDS encoding DUF6392 family protein has translation MTVNVESLIRNLGKTYEQLFDAGLIPYKSKPTGFSGSDVVTLDMAKEGVFLAFHRDSNTLKEITLTLLDQEKKNWVFPNTLPTPLEPVMARPWVHNQLGEPDKALPPRKRGRREIGWTERFTLLDFHIPLTLQVDYELNDYARKITFLPTSELRW, from the coding sequence ATGACAGTCAATGTAGAAAGTCTGATCCGTAACCTCGGGAAAACTTACGAGCAACTCTTTGATGCTGGGTTGATTCCATACAAATCTAAGCCTACAGGCTTCTCTGGTTCTGATGTTGTTACTCTTGATATGGCAAAAGAGGGTGTCTTTTTAGCCTTCCATCGCGACTCCAACACATTGAAAGAAATCACATTAACATTGCTGGACCAAGAAAAGAAGAATTGGGTGTTCCCGAATACGCTACCGACGCCACTGGAGCCTGTGATGGCTCGTCCTTGGGTTCATAATCAGCTAGGTGAACCAGATAAAGCTCTTCCTCCTAGAAAAAGGGGAAGGCGTGAGATTGGCTGGACAGAAAGATTTACGTTGCTCGACTTTCATATTCCGCTCACTTTACAGGTTGACTATGAGCTGAACGATTACGCTAGAAAGATAACCTTTCTCCCAACATCAGAACTCCGCTGGTAA